From Xiphophorus hellerii strain 12219 chromosome 20, Xiphophorus_hellerii-4.1, whole genome shotgun sequence, the proteins below share one genomic window:
- the cdk4 gene encoding cyclin-dependent kinase 4, which produces MANCTSMQYEPVAEIGGGAYGTVYKARDTESGKFVALKNVRVQTDQNGLPVSTVREVALLKRMEQFDHPNVVRLMDVCATQRSDQETKVTLVFEHVDQDLKTYLAKAPAPGLSADCIKDLMRQLLSGLAFLHSNHVMHRDLKPENILVTSQGQVKLADFGLAKIYSCHMALTPVVVTLWYRPPEVLLQSSYATAVDIWSTGCIFAEMFRRKPLFCGESEMDQLGKIFEVIGLPQEEEWPTDVTVQRKNFPPPKARPITDFVPEINEQGAQLLMQMLTFDHLKRISALNALEHPYFQEEEKKS; this is translated from the exons ATGGCTAACTGCACCAGCATGCAGTATGAGCCTGTGGCAGAAATCGGAGGTGGTGCCTATGGGACGGTGTACAAGGCCCGTGATACGGAGAGCGGAAAGTTTGTGGCCCTAAAGAACGTGCGTGTACAGACGGACCAAAATGGGCTTCCGGTCTCCACGGTCAGAGAGGTGGCTCTGTTGAAACGAATGGAGCAGTTCGATCACCCCAACGTCGTCAG GCTCATGGACGTATGTGCCACCCAGAGGTCGGACCAGGAAACTAAAGTCACTTTAGTGTTTGAGCATGTGGACCAAGATCTGAAGACGTACTTAGCGAAAGCTCCAGCTCCAGGATTATCTGCTGACTGCATTAAA GACTTGATGAGGCAGTTGCTGTCCGGCCTGGCGTTTCTTCACTCTAACCACGTGATGCACAGAGACCTGAAACCTGAGAATATCCTTGTGACCAGCCAGGGCCAGGTGAAGCTGGCTGACTTCGGCCTCGCCAAGATCTACAGCTGCCACATGGCTCTCACTCCTGTG GTAGTGACTCTGTGGTACCGGCCTCCAGAAGTTCTGCTGCAGTCGTCTTACGCCACTGCTGTTGATATTTGGAGCACCGGCTGCATCTTTGCTGAGATGTTTAGACGCAA ACCCTTGTTCTGCGGAGAATCGGAAATGGACCAGCTTGGAAAGATTTTTGA AGTTATTGGCTTGCCGCAGGAGGAGGAGTGGCCGACCGATGTTACAGTACAAAGAAAAAACTTCCCCCCTCCCAAGGCGCGTCCGATCACCGATTTTGTTCCCGAGATAAATGAGCAGGGGGCTCAGCTGTTGATG CAAATGCTGACCTTTGATCATTTGAAACGGATATCTGCCCTCAACGCTCTAGAACATCCATATTtccaggaggaggagaaaaaaagctga